One region of Carya illinoinensis cultivar Pawnee chromosome 8, C.illinoinensisPawnee_v1, whole genome shotgun sequence genomic DNA includes:
- the LOC122317777 gene encoding auxin-responsive protein IAA16-like, with translation MSCVSDAVESDKYYSMINFEETELRLGLPGASAGGGNNDGEAARKRGFSETVDLKLNLSSKDSAKNEVDQKMMKEIKMSPVPASNDPAKPPSKAQVVGWPPVRSFRKNIGQKNGKDEAAKGGSISAAFVKVSMDGAPYLRKVDLKLYKSYQELSVALGKMFSSFTIGNCGSQGILKDFMNESKLIDLLNGSEYVPAYEDKDGDWMLVGDVPWEMFVDSCKRLRIMKGSEAIGLAPRAVEKCKNRS, from the exons ATGAGTTGCGTTTCGGACGCAGTGGAGAGTGACAAGTATTACAGCATGATTAATTTTGAAGAGACTGAATTACGTCTGGGATTACCCGGCGCCAGCGCCGGAGGTGGAAATAATGATGGTGAGGCGGCTAGGAAGAGAGGGTTTTCAGAAACAGTTGATTTGAAGCTTAATCTTTCCTCCAAAGACTCGGCCAAGAACGAAGTTGATCAAAAGATGATGAAGGAGATCAAGATGAGCCCTGTACCTGCTTCTAATGATCCTGCAAAGCCCCCATCAAA GGCACAAGTTGTGGGCTGGCCACCTGTCCGATCATTCCGAAAGAACATCGGCCAGAAGAATGGTAAAGATGAAGCCGCCAAGGGCGGTAGCATTAGTGCAGCCTTTGTTAAGGTTAGCATGGATGGAGCACCATATCTACGCAAGGTAGACTTGAAGTTGTACAAAAGCTACCAGGAACTTTCTGTTGCCTTGGGCAAAATGTTCAGTTCCTTTACCATTG GAAATTGTGGGTCACAAGGAATATTAAAGGATTTCATGAACGAGAGCAAATTGATAGACCTGTTGAATGGTTCTGAGTACGTGCCCGCTTACGAAGACAAGGATGGTGATTGGATGCTTGTAGGAGATGTGCCATGGGA GATGTTTGTTGATTCATGCAAGCGCTTGCGGATAATGAAAGGATCCGAAGCCATTGGACTTG CACCGAGGGCGGTGGAGAAATGCAAGAACAGAAGCTGA
- the LOC122274524 gene encoding uncharacterized protein LOC122274524 produces the protein MFLKSVDTSGLRKDAETLFKIFDEVVQEIGVENLVQFITDNDASYKAAGKKLQQKYGSFYWSPCAAHCIDLILENFCDPRYFPIIDDTIKKAKKITKFIYNHGWVSALMRQDFTKGHDLCRPAVTRFATNFLSIQCLLLFKKELRQMFTCDKWMGSSHSKSNIGKEIARIVLEDKEFWAQCQFIVKISEPLVRVLRLVDGDEKPAMRYLYDAMERAKENIKARCNNKVSVFSPFTRIIDSRWDKQFHSPLHAAGCVLNPGIFYSPSFKNKNDVVKGFNSCVMKMELDLDDQDKIIEELDLYRTSVGEFGHSLAIRQRDKLNPVAWWSQFGCEVPTLLKFAVRILSQCCSATGCKRNWSTFDFIHLKKRNRLVHKRLNDLVFVRYNLKLRERSIKNGRDALNPINLENIDLIDEWVGEESELLDGEDLDWASIEEPLTSLNEEDVDNIGIDVDDGGDVDENILINMSNLAPYYLFDEDE, from the exons ATGTTCTTGAAGTCTGTTGATACATCTGGCCTTAGAAAAGATGCTGAAACATTGTTTAAGATCTTTGATGAGGTTGTTCAAGAAATTGGAGTTGAGAATCTTGTGCAGTTCATAACTGACAATGATGCAAGTTATAAAGCTGCAGGAAAAAAGTTACAGCAGAAGTATGGATCTTTCTACTGGTCCCCTTGTGCAGCTCATTGCATAGACTTGATATTGGAAAATTTTTGTGATCCAAGATATTTTCCCATTATTGATGATACtataaaaaaggcaaaaaagataACAAAGTTCATATATAACCATGGTTGGGTTTCGGCATTGATGAGACAAGATTTCACCAAAGGTCATGATTTGTGTCGTCCTGCAGTTACAAGGTTTGCgacaaattttttaagtatccaATGTTTGCTCTTATTTAAGAAAGAATTGAGACAAATGTTTACGTGTGATAAATGGATGGGATCAAGTCATTCTAAGAGCAACATAGGGAAGGAGATAGCTAGGATTGTTTTAGAAGATAAAGAGTTTTGGGCTCAGtgtcaatttattgttaaaattagTGAGCCTTTGGTTCGTGTTCTACGACTTGTTGACGGCGATGAGAAACCGGCAATGAGATACTTGTATGATGCAATGGAAAGAGCCAAAGAGAACATAAAAGCAAGATGCAATAACAAAGTCAGTGTATTCAGTCCATTCACCAGGATCATTGATTCTAGATGGGATAAGCAGTTTCACAGTCCATTACATGCGGCGGGTTGTGTTCTTAACCCTGGAATTTTCTATAGCCCcagctttaaaaataaaaatgatgttgTAAAAGGCTTCAATAGTTGTGTTATGAAGATGGAACTCGATCTTGATGATCAAGACAAGATCATTGAAGAACTTGACTTGTATAGGACTTCAGTAGGTGAGTTTGGACATTCTTTAGCAATCCGCCAGCGTGATAAGCTTAATCCAG TTGCATGGTGGTCCCAATTTGGTTGTGAGGTTCCAACGCTTCTAAAGTTTGCTGTTCGAATACTAAGTCAATGTTGTAGTGCAACTGGATGTAAGAGAAACTGGAGCACATTTGATTTTATTCATttgaagaagagaaatagattAGTGCATAAACGTTTGAATGACTTAGTGTTTGTTCGTTATAACTTGAAGCTGCGAgagag gAGCATAAAAAATGGAAGAGATGCTTTAAATCCAATCAATCTTGAAAACATTGACTTGATAGACGAATGGGTGGGTGAAGAATCTGAGCTTCTTGATGGAGAAGATTTGGATTGGGCAAGTATTGAGGAGCCATTAACCTCACTAAATGAGGAAGACGTTGATAATATTGGTATTGATGTTGATGACGGTGGTGACGTTGATGAAAATATCTTGATTAACATGTCGAATCTTGCTCCTTATTATCTTTTTGATGAGgatgagtga